The Gymnodinialimonas sp. 57CJ19 genome includes a window with the following:
- a CDS encoding L,D-transpeptidase family protein, giving the protein MSPHDIVLTPTGLRFWGASIPYTVGRGGVVADKREGDGGTPVGIHRVVGCLYRADRGPKPCPWAEPIGPNDLWSDDDTHAGYNLPTRRPFSGSSERLARGDSLYDIVLVTDWNWPDAQPGKGSAIFIHQWRGPFRSTEGCVAVSRENLRWMMPRIALGTRLIVPEAMAL; this is encoded by the coding sequence GTGAGCCCACATGACATCGTCCTGACCCCAACGGGCCTGCGGTTCTGGGGCGCTTCGATACCCTACACTGTGGGCCGGGGCGGCGTGGTGGCGGATAAACGCGAAGGCGATGGCGGGACGCCCGTTGGCATCCATCGCGTTGTGGGTTGCCTCTACCGTGCGGATCGCGGCCCCAAGCCCTGCCCCTGGGCCGAGCCGATTGGCCCTAATGACCTTTGGTCCGATGATGACACGCATGCGGGCTACAACCTGCCAACCCGCCGCCCCTTCTCCGGATCGTCCGAACGTTTGGCACGGGGTGATTCCCTCTATGACATCGTTCTGGTCACCGATTGGAATTGGCCCGATGCGCAACCCGGCAAAGGCTCTGCCATCTTCATACACCAGTGGCGCGGCCCCTTCCGCTCGACCGAGGGGTGCGTGGCCGTCAGCCGGGAAAATCTGCGCTGGATGATGCCGCGCATCGCCCTTGGCACAAGGTTGATCGTGCCCGAGGCGATGGCGTTGTAG
- the ribA gene encoding GTP cyclohydrolase II, whose translation MSLLPSISDLVARARSDLRVGLPVVLQDGDAALIFMACETATDDRLDALRALGPVVAAITGWRAETLKVRVYDGDIARIVMPADASARWLSELADPASDMNTPLKGPFKEDRDSTPVFHRAAVLLAKSAQLLPAVVGVTVTQWPEGLTVLPLTATLNDLATATPLSPVAAARLPMALAGVGRLHIFRPDNAEIEHYAIEVGRPDRAKPVLARLHSACFTGDVLGSLKCDCGPQLHGALAAMGAEGEGVLLYLNQEGRGIGLANKMRAYALQDQGFDTVEANHRLGFEDDERDFRIGADLLRRMGFDVVRLMTNNPRKVEMLEGEGITVADRVPLVIESNLHNAAYLDVKRDKSGHLL comes from the coding sequence ATGAGTCTTTTGCCCTCCATATCGGATCTCGTCGCCCGTGCCCGTAGTGACCTGCGCGTGGGCCTGCCCGTCGTCCTGCAAGACGGCGACGCTGCCCTGATCTTCATGGCGTGCGAGACCGCCACTGATGATCGTTTGGACGCCCTGCGTGCCCTTGGTCCCGTCGTGGCCGCCATTACCGGTTGGCGGGCCGAGACGTTGAAGGTCCGCGTCTACGACGGTGATATCGCCCGAATCGTCATGCCCGCCGATGCCAGCGCGCGCTGGTTGTCCGAGCTGGCGGACCCCGCAAGCGATATGAACACGCCCCTGAAAGGCCCCTTCAAAGAGGATCGCGACAGCACCCCCGTCTTCCACCGTGCCGCTGTGTTGCTGGCCAAATCGGCACAGCTTCTGCCCGCCGTTGTCGGCGTTACCGTCACCCAATGGCCCGAAGGCCTGACCGTGCTGCCTTTGACTGCCACGCTCAATGACCTTGCCACCGCCACCCCCCTTTCCCCCGTTGCCGCCGCCCGCCTGCCCATGGCGCTGGCTGGGGTCGGGCGGTTGCATATCTTCCGACCCGACAATGCCGAGATCGAGCACTACGCCATCGAAGTCGGTCGCCCGGATCGCGCCAAACCTGTCCTTGCGCGGCTCCATTCCGCTTGCTTCACCGGCGACGTCTTGGGCTCGCTCAAATGCGACTGTGGCCCGCAATTGCATGGCGCATTGGCGGCTATGGGGGCCGAGGGCGAAGGGGTACTGCTCTACCTCAACCAAGAGGGGCGCGGGATCGGGCTTGCCAACAAGATGCGTGCCTACGCTTTGCAGGATCAGGGGTTCGACACGGTCGAGGCCAATCACCGCCTTGGGTTCGAGGACGACGAACGCGATTTCCGCATCGGCGCCGATTTGCTGCGCCGCATGGGGTTTGACGTCGTGCGCCTGATGACCAACAATCCCCGCAAGGTCGAGATGTTGGAAGGGGAAGGCATCACCGTTGCCGACCGCGTTCCCCTTGTGATCGAATCAAATCTGCACAACGCCGCCTATCTGGACGTGAAGCGCGACAAATCCGGGCATTTGCTGTGA
- a CDS encoding response regulator transcription factor translates to MANLKKILLVDDEDDLREALSEQLVMTEDFDVFEAADGAQAMERIKEGIYDLVILDVGLPDTDGRELCRLMRKQGVKCPVLMLTGHDSDADTILGLDAGANDYVTKPFRFPVLLARIRAQLRQHEQSEDAVFQLGPYTFKPAMKMLIAEDERKIRLTEKETNILKFLYRAQDGVVAREVLLHEVWGYNAGVTTHTLETHIYRLRQKIEPDPSNARLLVTESGGYRLVA, encoded by the coding sequence ATGGCAAACCTCAAGAAAATCCTTCTGGTCGATGACGAAGACGACCTGCGCGAAGCGCTGTCTGAGCAGCTGGTGATGACCGAAGACTTCGACGTGTTTGAGGCCGCCGACGGCGCGCAGGCGATGGAACGGATCAAGGAAGGTATCTACGATCTGGTGATCTTAGACGTGGGCCTGCCCGACACCGATGGCCGCGAGCTGTGCCGCCTGATGCGTAAGCAGGGTGTGAAATGCCCTGTGCTGATGTTGACGGGCCATGACAGCGATGCGGACACGATCCTTGGCCTTGATGCAGGTGCCAACGATTACGTCACCAAACCCTTCCGCTTCCCGGTTCTTCTGGCCCGCATTCGCGCCCAGTTGCGCCAACATGAACAGTCGGAAGATGCGGTATTCCAGCTTGGGCCGTATACGTTCAAACCGGCCATGAAGATGCTGATTGCCGAGGATGAGCGGAAGATCCGCCTGACTGAGAAAGAGACCAATATCCTCAAGTTCCTGTACCGTGCCCAAGATGGCGTGGTGGCCCGCGAAGTGCTGCTGCACGAGGTTTGGGGCTACAACGCCGGCGTCACGACCCACACGCTCGAGACGCATATTTACCGTTTGCGCCAAAAAATTGAGCCTGATCCGTCAAATGCTCGCCTTCTTGTGACCGAATCCGGCGGATATCGATTGGTCGCGTAG
- a CDS encoding VOC family protein has product MQSQLEHLNITVPEPEATADMLRTLFGWQIRWQGPAKDGGHSVHVGGDDSYVALYAPKAPLQRAESSYGRVNGLNHLGVVVADLDAVEARVKGLGMVPHSHGDYAPGRRFYFHDANGLEIEVVQY; this is encoded by the coding sequence ATGCAATCGCAACTTGAACACCTCAACATCACTGTCCCCGAGCCAGAGGCGACGGCTGACATGCTACGCACCCTTTTTGGCTGGCAAATCCGTTGGCAAGGCCCGGCCAAGGATGGCGGCCATTCGGTGCATGTGGGGGGCGATGACAGCTACGTCGCCCTTTATGCGCCCAAGGCTCCGTTGCAGCGGGCGGAAAGCTCATACGGGCGAGTAAATGGGCTGAACCATTTGGGCGTTGTGGTGGCCGATTTGGACGCGGTCGAGGCGCGGGTGAAAGGCCTTGGAATGGTGCCCCATAGCCACGGGGACTATGCGCCGGGGCGACGGTTCTATTTCCATGACGCCAACGGGTTGGAGATTGAAGTCGTTCAATACTGA
- a CDS encoding MFS transporter, which produces MPALIRENRNFRLLMSGAGLSNLSDGIGVLAFPWMATLITTDPRALAMVAFATRLPWFLWSLPVGVWTDRADRQKMMVRADLARMALALAVVALIVAGPREAAGPRQIMWMIGGLSALAFLMGTAEVFRDNAAQTALPSIVHKDRLEEANGQIWSVEQVMGQFVGPPLAGLLIALTVPAPFAFEALGFAFAAFAVWAIAFPARGALAPRDGFWREMRAGWIWIKEHRVILQLALILGGLNAAHMAGFTVLVLYSQEVLGLGAFGHGMLLTAGAAGGVAGGLLCPWIAARLGSSRSLWMALALMPLPFLGLYLTSQVWVAVTLLFLETFVAVLWNVVTVSFRQRVIPDALLGRVNSIYRFFGWGMMPLGALAGGWIMAIAEPSMGREGALRLVFLLCAGLFVGLFLYGVARLRLPRA; this is translated from the coding sequence ATGCCCGCCTTGATCCGAGAGAACCGCAATTTCCGCCTGCTGATGTCTGGCGCGGGGCTGTCGAACTTGTCCGATGGCATTGGCGTCCTTGCCTTTCCCTGGATGGCGACGCTTATCACCACGGACCCGCGCGCCCTTGCTATGGTGGCCTTCGCGACCCGGTTGCCGTGGTTCCTTTGGTCCCTGCCCGTGGGCGTTTGGACGGACAGGGCGGACCGCCAGAAAATGATGGTCCGGGCAGATTTGGCCCGCATGGCCTTGGCGTTGGCTGTTGTCGCCTTGATCGTCGCTGGCCCGAGAGAGGCCGCCGGGCCACGACAGATCATGTGGATGATTGGCGGGCTGTCGGCGCTCGCTTTTCTGATGGGTACGGCGGAAGTGTTTCGGGATAACGCCGCGCAAACGGCGCTTCCCAGCATCGTTCACAAGGATCGGCTAGAGGAAGCCAACGGCCAAATCTGGTCGGTGGAACAGGTCATGGGGCAATTCGTTGGGCCACCTCTTGCGGGGCTGTTGATCGCCCTCACCGTTCCCGCGCCATTCGCGTTCGAAGCCCTTGGTTTCGCCTTTGCCGCCTTTGCCGTTTGGGCCATCGCCTTCCCCGCGCGGGGCGCGTTGGCCCCGAGAGACGGCTTCTGGAGAGAGATGCGCGCAGGCTGGATCTGGATCAAAGAACATCGCGTGATCTTGCAACTGGCCCTGATATTGGGCGGGCTGAACGCCGCCCACATGGCGGGCTTCACGGTACTGGTTCTCTATAGCCAAGAGGTCTTGGGCCTTGGCGCGTTCGGGCACGGCATGTTGTTGACCGCAGGCGCGGCGGGGGGCGTTGCGGGCGGTTTGCTGTGCCCCTGGATCGCCGCGCGGCTTGGGTCGTCTCGTAGCCTTTGGATGGCTTTGGCGCTTATGCCGCTCCCGTTTCTGGGCCTTTATCTGACGTCGCAGGTCTGGGTTGCCGTGACCCTTTTGTTTCTGGAAACCTTCGTGGCGGTACTTTGGAACGTCGTTACCGTATCTTTCCGCCAACGGGTCATCCCCGATGCGCTTTTGGGCCGGGTCAACTCCATCTACCGGTTCTTTGGTTGGGGGATGATGCCCCTTGGCGCCTTGGCAGGCGGCTGGATCATGGCGATTGCAGAGCCTTCGATGGGCCGGGAAGGCGCCCTGCGCCTTGTGTTCCTGCTATGTGCGGGGCTGTTTGTGGGGCTATTTCTGTATGGCGTGGCGCGGTTGCGATTGCCCCGCGCCTGA
- a CDS encoding alpha/beta hydrolase encodes MRFLFRLLLCLSLLAALTLGGFRLAAHLREGEVTADVAPDDGHLVPTALQGIFAIERGPANGPTVLLIHGSVGWSGSWRHTLNVLGAEGYRAIAIDLPPMGFSDRDPSEDYGRAATAARILAFAEAEGITPHIVAHSFGAGAAVEALMQRPEAFASLTIINGALPLDPDAAQLPAPLRPLWLRETLVSATVTNPLLSRRLLQAFLHRKNTATDEVLSVLSRPSRLEGATEALAAWLPTLLIAPTDLPSSASAAYGNITLPTAIIWGAEDTTTPLPQGENLHRLIPNSTLTVIPDVGHIPMIEDPQAFDAALLSALATLR; translated from the coding sequence ATGAGATTTCTTTTCAGACTGCTCCTCTGCCTAAGCCTCCTCGCCGCGCTGACACTGGGCGGGTTCCGTCTTGCCGCTCATCTGCGCGAGGGGGAGGTCACCGCTGACGTCGCCCCTGACGATGGGCACCTGGTGCCGACGGCGCTGCAAGGCATCTTCGCCATCGAACGCGGCCCCGCAAATGGCCCTACGGTGCTGTTGATCCACGGATCTGTCGGCTGGTCCGGGTCTTGGCGGCACACGTTAAATGTTTTGGGGGCAGAGGGTTACCGTGCCATCGCCATAGACCTGCCGCCGATGGGGTTCTCGGACCGTGATCCAAGCGAAGACTACGGGCGCGCGGCCACTGCGGCGCGGATCCTGGCATTTGCCGAGGCCGAAGGGATCACTCCCCATATCGTCGCGCACTCCTTCGGGGCAGGGGCCGCCGTCGAGGCACTTATGCAACGACCCGAGGCCTTTGCCTCGCTCACCATCATCAACGGCGCGCTCCCCTTGGACCCCGATGCCGCCCAACTGCCCGCTCCCCTGCGCCCCCTCTGGCTGCGCGAGACGCTGGTCTCCGCCACCGTCACCAACCCACTCCTGTCGCGGCGCCTGCTGCAAGCCTTCCTGCATCGCAAAAACACCGCCACCGATGAGGTTCTCTCGGTCCTCTCGCGCCCCAGCCGCCTAGAGGGCGCGACCGAGGCGCTTGCCGCCTGGCTCCCCACGCTTCTCATCGCCCCCACCGACCTCCCCTCAAGCGCTTCGGCCGCCTACGGGAATATCACCCTCCCCACCGCGATCATCTGGGGCGCAGAAGACACCACAACCCCGCTTCCCCAAGGCGAAAACCTGCACCGCTTGATCCCAAACAGCACCCTCACCGTCATTCCCGATGTCGGCCACATCCCGATGATCGAGGACCCGCAGGCCTTCGACGCGGCCCTGCTCTCGGCGCTCGCCACCCTCCGATAA
- a CDS encoding exodeoxyribonuclease III, producing MPFTLATWNINSVRLRQTLVAQLMTEEAPDVLCLQECKSPVDKMPSDVFAALGYTHVVARGQKGYNGVAIYSKIPMVETGSHEFAGLDHARHIAGQLENGVTIHNFYVPAGGDEPNREKNIKFGQKLDYMTDMRDWAHADKPQKSILVGDLNIAPREDDVWDHKKLLKVVSHTPIEVEHMAQAQEAGGWVDVTRADIPDGKLYSWWSYRSPDWDNADKGRRLDHVWATSDIATAAHSSRVARHARGWEKPSDHAPVFATFDL from the coding sequence ATGCCCTTCACCCTCGCTACCTGGAACATCAACTCGGTCCGCCTCCGGCAGACCCTTGTGGCGCAGCTGATGACGGAAGAGGCGCCCGATGTGCTCTGCCTTCAGGAATGCAAAAGCCCCGTCGACAAAATGCCCTCGGACGTGTTTGCCGCCCTTGGCTACACCCATGTCGTGGCGCGCGGGCAGAAGGGCTACAACGGCGTCGCGATCTACTCGAAAATTCCGATGGTTGAAACGGGATCGCATGAATTCGCCGGCCTCGACCATGCCCGCCATATCGCCGGGCAGCTGGAAAACGGGGTGACAATCCACAACTTTTACGTGCCCGCGGGCGGGGATGAGCCGAACCGCGAAAAGAACATCAAGTTCGGGCAGAAGCTCGACTACATGACAGATATGCGGGACTGGGCCCATGCAGACAAACCACAGAAATCCATCCTTGTGGGGGATCTCAACATCGCGCCCCGCGAAGACGATGTCTGGGATCACAAGAAACTGCTGAAAGTTGTTTCCCATACGCCGATCGAGGTCGAGCATATGGCCCAGGCGCAGGAGGCCGGCGGTTGGGTGGACGTGACCCGTGCCGATATCCCCGATGGCAAGTTGTATAGCTGGTGGTCCTACCGCTCTCCCGATTGGGACAATGCCGACAAGGGGCGTAGGCTCGATCACGTTTGGGCGACATCGGATATTGCCACGGCGGCGCATTCCTCTCGGGTGGCGCGGCATGCGCGGGGGTGGGAAAAGCCCTCGGATCACGCGCCTGTCTTTGCGACTTTTGACCTCTAG
- the trxA gene encoding thioredoxin: protein MLEFGTTPDATAPTDLIKDVTDATFMTDVVEASQTTPVIVDFWAPWCGPCKTLGPQLEAAVTAAKGKVRMVKVNVDENQQIAAQLRVQSIPTVYAFHEGQPVDGFQGAVPESQIKEFVNKLAAMSKEDGGLGEALEAAEEMLAAGDHDDAAQTFAAILGEEPENAPAMAGLARAHLAMGQTDEAEQLLSTAPDKIFNAPELEAIRAQIELARQAESAGPLAELQAAVDANPDDHAARFELAQALHAGGDVEQAVDNLLELFRRDRTWNDEAAKTQLFTIFEALPPQDPIALNGRRRLSSMIFA, encoded by the coding sequence ATGCTCGAATTCGGCACAACACCAGACGCAACAGCACCCACCGATCTTATCAAGGATGTCACTGACGCGACCTTCATGACGGACGTGGTAGAGGCGAGCCAAACCACCCCTGTGATTGTGGATTTCTGGGCCCCATGGTGTGGCCCCTGCAAGACCCTTGGGCCCCAGCTTGAAGCCGCCGTGACCGCCGCCAAAGGCAAGGTGCGTATGGTGAAGGTCAACGTGGACGAAAACCAACAGATCGCCGCGCAGCTTCGGGTGCAATCCATCCCAACGGTTTACGCCTTCCACGAAGGTCAGCCCGTCGATGGGTTCCAAGGGGCCGTGCCGGAAAGCCAGATCAAGGAATTCGTGAATAAGCTTGCCGCCATGTCGAAGGAAGACGGTGGGCTTGGTGAAGCGCTGGAGGCGGCTGAGGAAATGCTGGCCGCGGGCGATCACGATGATGCCGCCCAAACCTTCGCCGCGATCCTTGGGGAAGAGCCCGAGAATGCCCCCGCCATGGCGGGCCTTGCCCGGGCGCATCTGGCCATGGGGCAGACCGATGAGGCCGAGCAACTGCTCAGCACGGCGCCCGACAAGATCTTCAACGCGCCCGAGCTGGAAGCCATCCGGGCCCAGATCGAGCTTGCCCGACAGGCCGAAAGCGCCGGTCCCTTGGCAGAGCTTCAAGCCGCTGTCGACGCCAACCCCGATGACCACGCCGCGCGCTTTGAGCTGGCCCAGGCGCTTCATGCAGGGGGCGACGTGGAACAGGCCGTGGACAATCTGCTGGAGCTTTTCCGCCGGGATCGCACCTGGAATGACGAGGCTGCAAAGACGCAACTATTCACTATTTTTGAGGCCTTGCCGCCGCAAGATCCCATCGCCTTGAACGGCCGCCGCCGTCTGAGCTCGATGATATTTGCCTGA
- a CDS encoding LON peptidase substrate-binding domain-containing protein gives MMTHADLPGTVPIFPLPGALMLPRSRLPLHIFEPRYLQMIEDTMKTPHRLIGMVQPFEAPGSGEEKLHHIGCAGRLTQFSETEDGRYMITLGGVSRFRITQEVSGFMPYRRCDVTWDGFEADLGPAETDSAFDRDPFLALLNRYFEAHDLSTDWDSLKDAEDELLINSLSMLCPFDPEEKQALLEAPSLSTRRETLVTLLEFALAAGSDAERMQ, from the coding sequence ATGATGACACACGCTGACCTTCCGGGCACGGTCCCGATCTTTCCCTTGCCGGGCGCTTTGATGCTGCCTCGCTCGCGCTTGCCGCTGCACATCTTTGAACCTCGGTATCTTCAGATGATCGAGGACACGATGAAAACGCCCCATCGCTTGATCGGCATGGTGCAGCCGTTCGAGGCCCCGGGTTCGGGGGAGGAGAAGCTGCATCATATTGGATGTGCCGGCCGATTGACCCAATTCTCGGAAACCGAGGATGGGCGCTACATGATTACCCTTGGGGGCGTGTCGCGGTTCCGCATCACTCAAGAGGTTTCGGGCTTCATGCCCTATCGCCGTTGCGATGTAACCTGGGATGGGTTCGAGGCCGATCTCGGCCCCGCCGAAACCGACAGCGCTTTTGATCGCGACCCATTTCTGGCGCTTCTCAACCGCTATTTTGAAGCCCACGACCTGTCGACCGATTGGGACAGCCTGAAGGATGCCGAGGACGAGTTGCTGATAAACTCTCTCTCCATGCTGTGTCCGTTTGATCCCGAGGAAAAGCAGGCCTTGCTAGAGGCACCATCGCTGTCCACCCGGCGTGAAACTCTAGTGACATTGCTTGAATTTGCCTTGGCCGCAGGCAGTGATGCGGAGCGGATGCAATGA
- a CDS encoding Trm112 family protein: MNDEKKARPPIDRRMLEALVCPMTQAPLSYDAERQELVSKAAHLAYPIRGGIPIMLEEEARKLD; encoded by the coding sequence ATGAACGACGAAAAGAAAGCCCGGCCCCCCATCGATCGCCGGATGCTAGAGGCGCTGGTCTGTCCGATGACCCAAGCGCCGCTTAGCTATGACGCGGAACGGCAGGAACTGGTGTCCAAGGCGGCACATCTTGCCTATCCGATCCGGGGCGGCATTCCGATCATGTTGGAAGAAGAAGCCCGCAAGCTGGATTAG
- a CDS encoding FAD-dependent monooxygenase: MDNPPPRTIVQGMEQRDADILIVGGGLNGPCLALACASAGLSSIVLDALPTPTREDAGFDGRAYALALASVRMLDALGIWNSVEDHAQPMLEIKASDGRAGEGAAPFFLHFDHAEIEEGPMGHMLEDRYLRRALLDAMAAEPLITHRAGARVVAQNTSGVARVTLEDGEVLRGGLLVGADGKRSGVAERAGIKRTGWDYGQTALVCAVDHALPHNGIAHQFFMPGGPLAILPLPGNRSSIVWSETEPRASALARADDGKFMAALRPAFGDFLGDISLSGARFSYPLTLSLAQSFVAERLALVGDAAHGVHPIAGQGLNLGLRDVSALAETLADAKRRGEDFARRDVLDRYQQWRRFDTAGLAVATDTVNRLFSNDNPLLRAARDIGMGAIGAFPDLRRRFIREAAGLNGDLPRLMQGRAL; encoded by the coding sequence CAACGCGATGCAGATATTCTGATTGTTGGCGGGGGGTTAAACGGCCCCTGCCTTGCCCTCGCCTGCGCCTCTGCGGGCCTTTCCAGCATTGTCTTAGATGCTTTGCCCACCCCCACCCGGGAAGACGCGGGCTTTGACGGGCGCGCCTATGCGCTGGCCTTGGCGTCGGTGCGGATGCTGGATGCTTTGGGCATCTGGAACAGCGTGGAGGACCACGCGCAACCGATGCTGGAGATCAAAGCCTCGGACGGGCGGGCGGGCGAAGGGGCCGCGCCGTTCTTTCTGCATTTCGACCATGCCGAAATCGAAGAAGGCCCCATGGGGCACATGCTGGAAGATCGCTACCTCCGCCGCGCCTTGCTGGACGCGATGGCGGCCGAGCCGCTGATCACCCACCGCGCGGGCGCGCGGGTTGTGGCCCAGAATACCAGCGGTGTCGCCCGGGTCACGCTAGAGGACGGAGAAGTCTTGCGCGGCGGCCTGCTGGTAGGGGCCGATGGCAAACGGTCGGGCGTGGCAGAACGCGCCGGGATCAAGCGCACGGGCTGGGACTATGGCCAAACCGCGCTGGTGTGCGCCGTCGATCATGCCCTGCCCCACAACGGCATTGCGCATCAGTTCTTCATGCCCGGCGGCCCCTTGGCGATCCTGCCGCTGCCGGGAAACCGGTCCTCCATCGTGTGGTCCGAAACCGAGCCACGGGCCTCTGCGCTGGCCCGTGCCGATGATGGGAAGTTCATGGCCGCCCTGCGCCCGGCTTTCGGCGACTTTCTGGGCGATATCAGCCTTTCGGGCGCGCGCTTCAGCTATCCGCTAACCCTGTCGCTGGCGCAGTCTTTCGTGGCGGAACGGTTGGCCCTTGTGGGCGATGCGGCTCATGGGGTTCACCCGATTGCGGGGCAAGGGCTGAACCTTGGGCTGCGCGATGTCAGCGCCTTGGCCGAAACCCTAGCCGACGCCAAACGGCGCGGAGAGGACTTTGCCCGCCGCGATGTGCTGGACCGCTACCAGCAGTGGCGGCGCTTCGACACCGCGGGGCTGGCCGTGGCGACAGATACCGTTAACCGCCTGTTCTCGAACGATAACCCATTACTGCGGGCAGCGCGTGACATTGGAATGGGGGCGATTGGAGCCTTCCCTGATCTGCGCCGCCGTTTCATCCGAGAGGCTGCTGGCCTCAACGGTGACCTCCCCCGTCTGATGCAGGGGCGGGCGCTGTAA